The DNA segment CGTTGACCCGATACTGGGGCCGGAAATGCGTTCTACCGGTGAAGTTATGGGCGTCGGACGCACCTTCGCTGAAGCCTTTGCCAAAGCGCAACTCGGCAGCAACTCAGGTATGAAGAAAGCGGGGCGCGCACTGTTGTCTGTGCGTGAAGGCGATAAAGGTCGCGTAGTCGATTTGGCGGCGAAACTGCTGAAACGTGGCTTCGAACTGGACGCGACGCACGGTACTGCAGTGGTGCTGGGCGAAGCCGGGATAAACCCTCGTCTGGTCAACAAGGTGCATGAAGGCCGTCCACACATTCAGGACCGTATTAAAAACGGTGAGTATGTGTATATCGTCAATACCACGGCTGGCCGTCAGGCGATTGAAGACTCCAAGCTGATCCGTCGCAGCGCACTGCAATACAAAGTGCATTACGACACCACGCTGAACGGCGGTTTCGCCACGGCGATGGCGCTGTCTTCTGACCCGACCGAGCAGGTGATTTCAGTGCAGGAAATGCACGCGAAAATCAAAGGCTAATGGCATAATTGGTTAGCAAAAGGCGCGGCGAAAGCTGCGCCTTTTTCATTTTATGCATCCGACTTTTACCAGAATGCCGAAAGTTGCGTATGCTGAAGTAAATAAAATAAGACAAGAGACTTGCATGATTTTAATCATTTACGCCCACCCTTATCCGCGCCATTCGCGGGCCAATCAGGGATTACTCGCGGCGGTAAAAGACCTGCCGAACGTAGAAATCCGTTCGCTGTACGATCTTTACCCCGACTTCAACATCGATGTGAATGCCGAACAGAAAGCCGTTGAACGCGCCGATATGGTGGTGTTTCAACATCCGATTCAATGGTACAGCCTCCCCCCGCTGCTAAAACTGTGGATCGATAAAGTGCTGGAGCACGGCTGGGCTTATGGCCACGAAGGCAACGCATTGAACGGCAAACATTGTTTGTGGGCCGTAACCACCGGCGGCAATGAGCATCATTTTGAGCTCGGCGATCACCCGAACTTCGACGTGCTGGCGCAGCCTTTACAGGCGACGGCGGTCTACTGCGGCATGCACTGGCAGCCGTACTTTGCGGTGCACAATACGTTTATCTGCGATGAAGTCGCGCTGAAAGCGGCGGGCGAAGAATACCGCAGGCGTTTAACCGCCTGTCTGAGCCTGAAAGAAGGCTGTGCGCCGGAGGTCGAAAATGGACAACCATAATCTGATGATTGAAGGGCTGATTTATCTCGGTTCGGCGGCGTTATTTGTACCGATCGCGGTACGCCTTGGATTAGGTTCCGTTCTGGGGTATCTCATCGCCGGTTGTATCATTGGCCCGTGGGGACTTAAGCTGGTCTCGGACGCCGAATCAATTCTGACCTTTGCGGAAATCGGCGTAGTGCTGATGTTATTTGTCATCGGCCTCGAACTGGATCCTAAACGTTTATGGACCATGCGCGCCTCGGTCTTTGGCGGTGGCAGTATTCAGATGGTCGGCTGCGGCATAGTGCTCAGTGCCTTTTGCTACTTCCTTGGCCTGGACTGGAAAATCGCGATGCTGATCGGCCTGACGCTGGCGCTGTCTTCCACCGCCATTGCCATGCAGGCGATGAGTGAACGAAGCCTGACTGCCGCGCCAATCGGGCGCAGCGCCTTTGCCGTTCTGCTGTTCCAGGACATTGCGGCGATCCCTTTGGTCGCCATGATCCCGCTGCTGGCGAGTACCGGCGAAGCCACCACGCTGATGAGCTTCGGGTTGTCCGCCGCGAAAGTCGCCGGTGCGCTGGTGCTGGTGGTTCTGCTCGGGCGCTATGTCACGCGTCCGCTGCTGCATTTTGTAGCGCGCTCCGGGATGCGCGAAGTGTTCAGCGCCGTGGCACTTTTTCTGGTGTTCGGCTTCGGCATTCTGCTGGAAATGGCGGGCATGTCGATGGCAATGGGCGCGTTTCTGGCGGGGGTGCTACTGGCGAGCTCTGAATACCGTCACGCGCTGGAAAGCGATATTCAGCCGTTTAAAGGTTTGTTGCTCGGACTGTTCTTTATCGGTGTGGGTATGTCTATCGACTTTGGCACGCTGGTCCATCAGCCGTTGTTGATTGCCACATTGCTGGTCGGCTTTATGGCGCTAAAAGCTGCCCTGCTGTGGCTGGTCGCACCGTGGCTGGGCGTACCGAAAAAACAGCGTGGACTGTTTGCCATTCTCATCGGGCAGGGGAGTGAGTTTGCCTTCGTGATTTTCAGCACTGCGCAAATGGCCGGTGTATTGCCGGTCGAATGGGCGAAAGCGCTGACGCTGGCCGTCGCGCTATCGATGGCGGTTACCCCACTGCTGCTGGTTCTCGCCGCACGTATGGAACGTAATGCGCCGCAAGACGATCGCCCGCAGGACACTATCGATGATGAAAACGCGCAGGTGATTATCGCCGGTTTTGGCCGCTTCGGGCAGATTGCCGGTCGTTTGCTGCTGGCGAATAACGTGCATACCGTCGTGTTGGATCACGACCCTGATCACATCGAAACGCTGCGTAAGTTTGGTACCAAGGTGTTTTACGGTGACGCGACGCGTGTGGATTTGCTGGAATCCGCAGGTGCTGCGCAAGCCAGGGTGCTTATCAACGCCATCGATGATGTTGAAGCTAACCTGCAACTGACCGCGCTGGCGAAAGAGCATTTCCCGAATCTGAAGATTATCGCCCGTGCGCGAGATGTCGATCACTGGTATCAGTTGCGTCAGTTAGGCGTGGAAGCGCCGGAGCGTGAATTGTTCGAAGGTTCTTTGCGTGTTGGCCGCGAAGTGTTGGAAACGCTGGGGCTGGATGCCTATGAAGCCCGTGAAAAAGCCGATCTGTTCCGTCGTTATAACCTGAAGATGCTGGAGGCGACGGTTGCAAATTACGAAGATACCGAGTTCCGTATCGCCAGTATGCAGCGTGCGAAGGATATGCTGAGTGCGGCGATCGAGCAGGATCAGGAACGTCTGGCCTCAGAGCAACAACAGGGCTGGCGGGGCAGTATCGACGGCAAAGCGCCGGAGAATGAAGTGATTGAAGCGAAGAGTTAACGAAGGATGAAACCAGAAGCCGGTGCCCGAAATGCACCGGCTTTTTGGGGAGTTTTTTATCAGCTCAGTGCCACTTTGATGCCTAAACCAATCAACACACCGCCCAACAGTTTATCGATAATCTTCTGCGCTTTCGCCAGACCACGACGCACCGGCGCGCTTTGAATGAGCAGAGCCAGTGAAGGCCACCAGACAGTAGAAAGACCGACGATAATCGAGGCGTACCAGAGTTTTTCGCCGATGCTGGAGTCGATCTGCAAGACCTGGGTAAACATCGCCAGGAAAAACAGCGTCGCCTTTGGATTTAGCAAGTTGCACAGATAACCCTGCACAAACGCCGTGCGCAGTTTCACCTGTTGCGGCTCCAGCCCATCCAGATTCATTTTGCTGTTGCTGCGTGAAAACAGTGCCTGAATACCCACCCAAATCAGATAAGCCGCCCCGACGTATTTTAATAAATCAAACAGCCACGGCGTGGTGGTAATAACGACAGCCAGACCCGCGACGCAGTAAGACATATGCGTGATCACGCCACAAATCACCCCAAACGATGTCATCAGTGCCGCAACGCGAGGATAACGGGCCGCATTTTTGATCACCAGAAAGAAATCAGGACCGGGAGAGAGCATGCCGAGGAAGGCGATACTGGCAACAAAAAGGGAGGTTTCAAGCATGAAAGTAACCGTCGTCAATGTTCAGAACAAAATAAGGCCGCATGATACGTCAATCTTCACTTCGGCGTATCACACTTATTGGCTTTTTTTACGGGCGGTAACGGTATGCAAGACTCTGTCGTTGAATATCAGGAACGTGAAAGTCCGCAGGCACATTATCAGCGTGAGATTACCCGGCTGTGTATCGAGTGTGCGCTGCTGCTGTTACAGCACGGTGCCGAAAGTATGCTGGTTGAACAACTGCCAGCGCGACTGGGTATTGCGCTGGGCATGGATCGGGTGGAAAGCTCGATTTCAGCCAACGCCGTGGTGCTCAGCACGCTGTGCGGCGGCTATTGCCTCACATCGACGCGCAAAAATGTTGATCGCGGGATCAACATGCAGGTGGTGACCGAAGTGCAGCATACGGTGATCCTGGCTGAGCATAAACTGCTCGACGCTTCGCTGGTGGCGAAGCGTCTGAGCCACATTAAGCCGCTACGCTATCCCCGCTGGATGATGATCCTGATGGTGGCGCTGTCCTGCGGTTGTTTCAGTAAACTTAACGGCGGCGGCTGGGATGCGTTCAGCGTGACATTTTTAGCCAGCGGCGTGGCGATGGCGGTACGCCAGACGATGACTATTCGCCACATGAATCCGCTGATCAACTTTTGCTGCACTGCTTTTGTCGCGACGTCGATTTCCGGTTTACTCATGCGTCTCGATTTTTTCCAACAGACTTCGAACGTGGCGATGGCCGCCAGCGTGTTGTTACTAGTGCCCGGTTTTCCGCTGATTAATGCGGTAGCCGATATGTTCAAAGGCCACGTAAATACCGGGCTGGCACGCTGGGCGATGGCCAGTCTGCTGACGCTGGCGACTTGCATCGGTGTGGTAATAGCTATGGCGGTGTGGGGATTGCGGGGATGGTCATGAGTCTCTTATGGGCACTGATTCAGGATATGTTGCTGGCCGCAGTACCGGCGCTGGGTTTTGCGATGGTGTTCAATGTCCCGCCACGGGCGTTGCGCTATTGTGCGCTGCTCGGTGCGCTGGGACACGGCTCCCGTATGCTGATGATGCACGGTGGGATAAACATTGAGTGGGCTTCTCTGCTGGCGGCTATACTGATTGGCATCATAGGGATCCGCTGGTCGCGATGGCTGCTGGCGCACCCTAAAGTTTTCACGGTGGCGGCCGTTATCCCCATGTTCCCCGGCATTTCTGCATACACGGCGATGATCTCAATGGTGGAGATTTCGCACCTCGGCTATAGCGAAGTGCTGATGTCTACCATGGTCACCAATTTCCTGAAGGCCAGCTTTATCGTCGGGGCATTATCGATTGGATTATCTTTACCGGGGCTCTGGCTGTATCGCAAACGTCCCGGTGTGTAAGTCTGTTAAGAGTACGCTTATATCTTTGTAAAGCGTGAGTCTCCCTATCGACGGCTGATAGGGGTTTCCGTATAGTGGCAGCTCTTTTTTCGGGTCACGGTTTTATTCCTTATCTACACAGGGTTTCATAATGATTATTAGCCTGATCGCCGCACTGGCGACCGATCGCGTTATTGGCATGGAAAACGCTATGCCTTGGCATTTACCCGGTGATCTGGCCTGGTTTAAGCGTAATACGCTCAATAAACCCGTCATCATGGGTCGCAAAACGTTTGAGTCGATAGGGCGCCCTTTACCTGGCCGACTGAATATTGTCATCAGCTCTAAACCCGGTGAGCACGAAGGCGTGACCTGGGTGACCTCTGTTGATGCAGCACTTGCCGCGGCCGGTGGTGTGGAAGAAGTCATGGTGATGGGAGGAGGCCGGGTCTATGAGCAGTTCCTGCCGAAAGCGAACCGTTTATATCTGACCCACATCGATGCCGAAGTCGAAGGGGATACGCATTTCCCTGACTACGAGCCGGATGACTGGGAAAGCACCTTCAGTGAATTCCACGACGCTGACGAGCAGAACTCTCACGGCTACTGCTTCGAGATCCTTGACCGCCGCGCCTGATGTCATAATAGCATTCAGCAAAAAGGCACCTCTTTGAAGGTGCCTTTTGTTTTTCAGCGTGCGGTAAAAGCCTGTTCAGATAGCTTTCGGTATGACCGCCTTCTCTTTTTCAGGCCGGCGGTGGGAAGGTTCGGTGAAATAGGTTTTATCTTCCCAGCGCAGCATCGTCATGTCACCACCCCAGCAACAGCCTGTATCCAGCGCATAAATGCCTTCCGGTGCGCCTTTGCCTTCAAGTGAGGCCCAGTGACCGAACGCAATACTGTATCCTGCTTCCTGCAACGGCCCGGGAATATCAAACCACGGTTTAAGCGGCTTCGGCGCATTTTCAGGCGTGTCTTTGCAGATCATATCCAGCTGC comes from the Enterobacteriaceae bacterium Kacie_13 genome and includes:
- the folA gene encoding type 3 dihydrofolate reductase encodes the protein MIISLIAALATDRVIGMENAMPWHLPGDLAWFKRNTLNKPVIMGRKTFESIGRPLPGRLNIVISSKPGEHEGVTWVTSVDAALAAAGGVEEVMVMGGGRVYEQFLPKANRLYLTHIDAEVEGDTHFPDYEPDDWESTFSEFHDADEQNSHGYCFEILDRRA
- a CDS encoding threonine/serine exporter, whose amino-acid sequence is MQDSVVEYQERESPQAHYQREITRLCIECALLLLQHGAESMLVEQLPARLGIALGMDRVESSISANAVVLSTLCGGYCLTSTRKNVDRGINMQVVTEVQHTVILAEHKLLDASLVAKRLSHIKPLRYPRWMMILMVALSCGCFSKLNGGGWDAFSVTFLASGVAMAVRQTMTIRHMNPLINFCCTAFVATSISGLLMRLDFFQQTSNVAMAASVLLLVPGFPLINAVADMFKGHVNTGLARWAMASLLTLATCIGVVIAMAVWGLRGWS
- a CDS encoding LysE family translocator, coding for MLETSLFVASIAFLGMLSPGPDFFLVIKNAARYPRVAALMTSFGVICGVITHMSYCVAGLAVVITTTPWLFDLLKYVGAAYLIWVGIQALFSRSNSKMNLDGLEPQQVKLRTAFVQGYLCNLLNPKATLFFLAMFTQVLQIDSSIGEKLWYASIIVGLSTVWWPSLALLIQSAPVRRGLAKAQKIIDKLLGGVLIGLGIKVALS
- the kefF gene encoding glutathione-regulated potassium-efflux system oxidoreductase KefF yields the protein MILIIYAHPYPRHSRANQGLLAAVKDLPNVEIRSLYDLYPDFNIDVNAEQKAVERADMVVFQHPIQWYSLPPLLKLWIDKVLEHGWAYGHEGNALNGKHCLWAVTTGGNEHHFELGDHPNFDVLAQPLQATAVYCGMHWQPYFAVHNTFICDEVALKAAGEEYRRRLTACLSLKEGCAPEVENGQP
- the kefC gene encoding glutathione-regulated potassium-efflux system protein KefC produces the protein MDNHNLMIEGLIYLGSAALFVPIAVRLGLGSVLGYLIAGCIIGPWGLKLVSDAESILTFAEIGVVLMLFVIGLELDPKRLWTMRASVFGGGSIQMVGCGIVLSAFCYFLGLDWKIAMLIGLTLALSSTAIAMQAMSERSLTAAPIGRSAFAVLLFQDIAAIPLVAMIPLLASTGEATTLMSFGLSAAKVAGALVLVVLLGRYVTRPLLHFVARSGMREVFSAVALFLVFGFGILLEMAGMSMAMGAFLAGVLLASSEYRHALESDIQPFKGLLLGLFFIGVGMSIDFGTLVHQPLLIATLLVGFMALKAALLWLVAPWLGVPKKQRGLFAILIGQGSEFAFVIFSTAQMAGVLPVEWAKALTLAVALSMAVTPLLLVLAARMERNAPQDDRPQDTIDDENAQVIIAGFGRFGQIAGRLLLANNVHTVVLDHDPDHIETLRKFGTKVFYGDATRVDLLESAGAAQARVLINAIDDVEANLQLTALAKEHFPNLKIIARARDVDHWYQLRQLGVEAPERELFEGSLRVGREVLETLGLDAYEAREKADLFRRYNLKMLEATVANYEDTEFRIASMQRAKDMLSAAIEQDQERLASEQQQGWRGSIDGKAPENEVIEAKS
- a CDS encoding threonine/serine exporter, with protein sequence MVMSLLWALIQDMLLAAVPALGFAMVFNVPPRALRYCALLGALGHGSRMLMMHGGINIEWASLLAAILIGIIGIRWSRWLLAHPKVFTVAAVIPMFPGISAYTAMISMVEISHLGYSEVLMSTMVTNFLKASFIVGALSIGLSLPGLWLYRKRPGV